One segment of Apium graveolens cultivar Ventura unplaced genomic scaffold, ASM990537v1 ctg7142, whole genome shotgun sequence DNA contains the following:
- the LOC141703874 gene encoding uncharacterized protein LOC141703874: protein MSETRSRPCLPPNKDPTRVYFIHPSDSNTTQLVSVKFNDTGFNNWKCSMMLSLLAKIKIDFVDGIISKPEPTTVEYKAWERCNDLVCAWLLFNMDDVIAKSVLFLKSAREIWIELEERFGYTSMTQVYSLEQQLAELSQGSNNISEFFTKIKMIWDAVNDANPFPTCTCLKCTCNLEHRVYQMQQDQRMIQFIMKLNEEFASVRGNILMQYPMPNIANAYRLFAQEEIHKELSSVTSQTESLACFSKKKNFKNFKPQSMFNKNQFVPNKTTKGVQAGAPGRKPQYFRTHCKIPPGFKSNRDKKVAATIQADLIKEEGSSSTTFSAAQYNQFLEMLNKRQQSGFSSVKQNEDS from the coding sequence ATGTCTGAAACTAGATCTAGACCGTGTTTACCACCTAATAAGGATCCTACCCGTGTTTATTTCATTCATCCTTCTGATTCTAATACTACTCAGTTAGTATCCGTCAAATTCAATGATACTGGATTCAATAACTGGAAATGTTCGATGATGCTAAGTCTATTAGCTAAGATTAAAATCGATTTTGTTGATGGTATTATAAGCAAGCCTGAACCAACTACAGTTGAGTATAAAGCCTGGGAAAGGTGTAATGATCTAGTGTGTGCTTGGTTGTTGTTCAATATGGATGATGTGATAGCTAAAAGTGTTCTGTTTCTCAAAAGTGCGCGTGAAATTTGGATTGAACTAGAGGAAAGGTTTGGCTATACATCCATGACACAAGTGTATTCACTGGAGCAGCAGTTAGCTGAATTGAGTCAAGGTTCTAATAATATATCTGAATTCTTCACTAAAATTAAAATGATTTGGGATGCAGTCAATGATGCAAATCCGTTTCCTACTTGTACCTGTTTGAAATGCACATGTAATCTGGAACATAGGGTTTATCAGATGCAGCAAGATCAAAGAATGATTCAATTTATAATGAAACTAAATGAAGAATTTGCATCTGTGAGAGGGAATATATTGATGCAATATCCTATGCCTAACATCGCTAATGCTTATAGGCTCTTTGCTCAAGAAGAAATACACAAGGAGTTATCATCTGTGACAAGTCAAACTGAATCTTTAGCCtgtttttcaaagaagaaaaatttcaagaattttaagcCACAAAGTATGTTTAACAAGAATCAGTTTGTACCTAACAAAACTACAAAAGGAGTTCAGGCAGGTGCTCCTGGGAGAAAACCTCAATATTTCCGCACTCATTGCAAGATTCCACCAGGGTTCAAATCTAACAGGGATAAGAAGGTTGCTGCTACAATTCaagctgatttgattaaagaAGAAGGCTCATCCTCCACCACTTTTTCTGCTGCTCAGTACAATCAATTTCTGGAAATGTTAAACAAACGTCAGCAATCTGGTTTTTCTTCTGTCAAGCAAAATGAGGACTCTTAG